CCTGGATGCAGACAGCAAGCCGAAACGGATCTTCAGCAACTGGTTTGAGTCGATTGAAAAGAACGCGCATTATCAATGCCATTCCTGCAAGGTTTTCCCGATCTGCGGTGGAGGATGCCCGAAATCATGGATGGAAAAGAATGCGCCCTGCCCGACTTTCCGCAATTCCATTGCCGCGGATATCCGGTTAAAAGAAATCATGTCCCACGCGGGAGAAGAAAACAAAGCGGACCTGGTAGCGTCTTTTGAAAAGGGGCTGAAGTCCTCCGATTTCATTTATAACAACAACTGGTGATATAAAATAGAATATACTATGGATGCTATACAGCACATTATGCCGGAACCTGTTTCTTTTGACAACCCGTTTAAAGATTACAAGAAGATCAGGAGAAAGAAGGATATGCTGAGGGTTTCTCCCACCAAATGGCTGGTGATGGGCTATAATGCTTCATTTGCGGCACTTTGCAGCCCGCATGTATCCCACTGGCAGGATGAAGAGAACAAAGGTGACGGGGGGCAGCTGAAAAATTCGGTCGTGGATATCGCCCGGTTATTTACGCCGGAAACCAATACCCGGTTCCGCGATATTATCATTCAGGCGCTTTCTATGAAGAACCTGATCTGCGATGAAGCAGGCCTTAAGGCAAAAGCGGAAAAGCTGCTGGAAAAGTTCGAGGGGAAGCCGGGTTTCGACTTCATCGGCGAGTATGCGGACCCCTTTACTTTCAAGATCATCTGCGAGGTAATGGGCTTCACCGAAGCAGAAAGCGATGAGCTGTATGTTATCATAAAAGCAAAAGAGCAGCAATACCTGCAATACATTCTGTTCAATGCCCGGAAGGACCGGTCCGCGGAAAATGATACATACCGGGAGCTCATACGGTTTATGGAGAAATTCACGGAAAGGCAGCTGCAGAACAAGGACAACCCTCATTCGCTGATCGCGATGCTGATCACGGAGTCCGCCGCTAATAACGGAGATAAGGCGGTGGACGTGCTTTACCTCTGCTCGATAGTTTTGTTCCTGATCTACACCGGGCATCATAACATGACCAATTTCCTGGGCAATATCATCGTCTTTTTGTCGAAGCATAAAAGCATACTGGACGCCTTAATTGCCGATCCCGGCCTGGTAGACAAATCCATCAATGAGTTTTTGCGGCTGGAGGGGCCTGTTCAGTTTTTAATGGTGCATGCCAAAAGCGATTTTGTGCTGGAGCAGACAGACATTAAATCAGGCGCTGAACTGCTGGTTTGCATAGGCGCATCCAACCGGGACGAAACGGTTTTTGAAAGTCCGGATGAATTCAAGCTGGACAGGGAAATGACCCGGCACCTGAGTTTCGGGTACGGCGCATACCGCTGCATCGGGTCCAAGCTGGCCAATATGGAGATTGCCGCGGCGCTGAAGGCGCTCCTGGAGAAATTTCCCGCTTTCCGCGTAGATAAGAACGGCATCGTCTGGAAGACCGATAACATCGTGGAACGGGGACCGGAAAAACTAATGCTTAA
This genomic stretch from Chitinophaga sp. XS-30 harbors:
- a CDS encoding cytochrome P450 — translated: MDAIQHIMPEPVSFDNPFKDYKKIRRKKDMLRVSPTKWLVMGYNASFAALCSPHVSHWQDEENKGDGGQLKNSVVDIARLFTPETNTRFRDIIIQALSMKNLICDEAGLKAKAEKLLEKFEGKPGFDFIGEYADPFTFKIICEVMGFTEAESDELYVIIKAKEQQYLQYILFNARKDRSAENDTYRELIRFMEKFTERQLQNKDNPHSLIAMLITESAANNGDKAVDVLYLCSIVLFLIYTGHHNMTNFLGNIIVFLSKHKSILDALIADPGLVDKSINEFLRLEGPVQFLMVHAKSDFVLEQTDIKSGAELLVCIGASNRDETVFESPDEFKLDREMTRHLSFGYGAYRCIGSKLANMEIAAALKALLEKFPAFRVDKNGIVWKTDNIVERGPEKLMLKLS